The window CAGGACCTTGAGCCCTTGATCACGAAAATATTCCGCGATGGCCGTCGCCGCGTAAGCCGCCTTGGCGCGGACGAGGGAAGGCTGGTCGGACGTCGCGCAGACGATGACGGAACGCGAGAGACCCTCCTCCCCCAAATCGTGCTCCAAGAAATCCCTCACCTCGCGACCGCGCTCGCCGATCAGTCCAATCACGTTCACGTCGGCCGTGGTGTTCCGGGCGATCATGCCGATCGTCGTGCTCTTGCCGACGCCCGCGGCGGCAAACAAGCCGACGCGCTGGCCCTCGCCGCAGGTGAGGACCGAATCGATCGCCTTCACGCCGACGGAGATGGGGCTCAAGACGCGCTGGCGCTTCAAAGGATCGGGCGGCTCGGCCTGGACGGGATAGAATTGATCGCAGAGGAGAGGGCCCTTGGTCTCCGTGTCGAGCGGTTCCCCCAGGCCGTCCAAAACGCGTCCCAGGAGTTGACGTCCCACCGGCACCTTGAGGCAATCGCCTGTGGACGTCACCTCGCTGCCCGGCGCGATGCCTTCGAGGTTGCCCAAAGGCATCAAGAGGACCTCGTTCTCCTTGAATCCCACCACCTCGGCCTTGATCTTGCCCCGTCCGCCGGCCGCGTCGATGAGGCAAAGCTCGCCCACCTTGACGTTGGGGATGACCGCCTTGGCGACCAGGCCGACCAACTCCGTCACCCGGCCCTTGACCTTCACGGTCGCCGCCTGGTTCAGATTTTTCTGATATTTTTCGAAATTAATGACGGCCATGTTTTTTGATTATAAACCTAAACGGCCCCCAGCCCCAGAGCCTTCTTGATCGCCGCGAGTTGGGTCTCCAGGCGCGCGTCGACCGCGCCCATCTCGGTTTCCACGACGCAGCCGCCCGGCGGGATCTGCTCGTCCTCCTTGATCGCCACGGACTGGGTCTGGTCCAGGGCCGACGCGAGGTCTTTTTCGCGTTCCTTCAAGAGGGGCATGTCCATGGGATGGATGCGGACGACGATCTTCCGTCCCACCGCCTGGGTGATCGCCTTCTTGACGACGTCGACGATGGCCCCTTCCGCCACCTCGCGTCCGATCACCTTCTCGGCGATGTCCATCACCATCCGGATGATCTGAGGCTCGGCGTCGTTCAAGGCCTTTTCCTTGGAGAGTTCGGCCTCCATGATCTTTTGCGAGAGCTGCTCGAGACCCTCTTGCAAGCCCTGATTGTATCCCCTTTCACGCTCGGCCTTCTTTTCGGCGACCGCCTGCTCCCGGGTTGCTCGGGCCTCTTTTCGAAGCCGGGCGGCCTCCTGACGGGCTCGGGTGACGATCTCCTTGGCCTCTTCGAACGCCGTCATCACTTTGGTTTTCAGGATGGGACCGACGTTCACGGGGCGAAATTCGGGATCAAATTGAAGGCTCTTGATGATCTTGGGAGGCGCTTTGGGCGCCGGAGCGCCTTTCGGCGGCACAACCGGCCTGGGGGGGATCGGTTTCATTTGTCTTCCTTCCAATATTTTCGGATGGCGCCCGTCTTGGCGAGGAAGGCCACGCGGGCGAGGATTTCCTGGCGCCGCGCCTCGACCGCCGCGAACGCGCGGCGCTTGACCGTGTCCTGCAGCACGCGCTTCAGCCGGTAGCCCTCCTCCGGCGGAAGTTTGTGGTAGATCATGTCGGCCCAAGCCCGGTCCTCAACCTCCAGGGCGTGCGCGAAGGCCGAATAACCGATTTCCCGGAAGATCTCTTCGACGGGAAGCCTTTCGAGCGGAAGGGAGACCAAATGGCGCTGGGCCTCTTGGTGCGCGTCCCGCGGGACGGATCCGCCGTGCTCGATCCGTTCGCGGATCTCCCGCGCCATCTTGGGAACGAAACGGGCGAGAAAGGCCCTCAGCACCTGGGGCTCGACGTCCTTGAACGCCTTGCGGATCTCCTCGATCCCCAGGTCGCGGAACAGGGCGCGGAGATCGTCGGTCTTGAGGACGGTCAGGTGCGCGAACGAAAACGCCCCACCCTGCCGCGGCACGGTGAACGTCAGCCTCTTTTCCGCGAGCTCGCGCACGATCTCCGAAACCTGGGGGGAAACCTTGTAGGACTCGTTCACCTTGGGGAGAAGCTTCCGGCGCGATTCAGGCAGGTGTTCGATCAGGTACTTGATCTTGTCGCCGGTCAAGAACCGGCAGAGGAGGCCCAGAACCCGCGGGCTCTCGCCCTCGAGTTTTTCCAGGATCCAGCCCGGATGGATGTCCGAAAAACCGGTGCTGAGGCTGAAACCGCGGAGCTTGCGGATGCGGGCCATGAGGGCGTCGGAATCCACTTCGCCCTCCCGGACGAGGCGGTCGGCGACCTTGCCGAGCTCCCCCTCGTCGGCCTCCGAGGCGAAGGCGAAGAGGGCGCGCGCGCCTTCGCCCTCGTTCATCAGACACAAAGCGGCCAGGAGTTCGGTGCGGTTCATGGTTTGACAACCGCGATTTTACTGGATTTTCAGGCTTATTGGAAGCTCGTGTTCAAGAGCTGCTTCGTGCCGGTGTTGACCTGTTCGACGATCTTGCCGGTCAGGTCGATCGAAAGGGCGATCTGGTGCATGCCCGCCTGCATGGCCAGGAGCTCGGGCGGCGTGAACTTGCGGCCGGAGGTCGTCAGCTCCATGAGGCTGTCCATTTGGAGAGCGCCGCGGTTGACGTCGGAGAGAAGGTCCATGGTTTTTCCGTGGGTTCGAATTTCCTGATTGGCCGTGATCTCGCCGGACTTGATTTCCAGCCCCTCGGCGGAGACGGCCTGGATCTTGGTCTCGGGACCCATGCCGAAGGCGTTGACGATCTGCTTGGTCATCTCGGACTGCGACTCGAGACGGGCGGTCAAGACTTTTTGAAAGTCGGACTCCGTCCCCTTGAGGGGCGCGTTTTTCTGAACGTCCGTCAGGACCTTTTCGGCGATGGACGTTCCGATTTTTGCTGCGATATCCGCCATAAAATTCGATTAACGGGCTTGCGCCACGCTCTCCTGGCCCGCGGTCTTGTCCGCGCGGACGCGGCTGTTGATCTTCTTGAACAGAATCTCGAGGGCCCGCGCGTGCAGGCGCGAGGTCCAGGACTTGGACAATCCCAAGTCGCCGCCGGCCTCTTCCAGCGTCTTGTTCTGGAAGTAGTACATCTTGATGAGCTTGCGCTCCTTGTCGGGAAGCGACTCGATCGCCTCCTTCATGTACTGCTTGATCTGCTGAAACTCGGCCGACTGTTCGATGTCCTTATTTTTCTTGTCTTCGAGCTCCATGCCGTCCTCGGCGGCGTCCACCGAGATGACGTAGATGGAGGCGAGCGAGTTCACCGTGTCGTACATCTCGCTCATTTCGTCTTCCGCGACCCGGGCCGTCGGTCCCGACTTTTCCGCGATGTACTGGAGGTACTCGTTGGTCGCCTGCTCGAACTTGATCCGGGCGTACAGGGAACGCGGGATCCAGCCGGTCTTGCGGAGGCCGTCGTAGATCGCGCCCTTGATGCGGTAATAGGCGAAGGTCTTAAAATCGACGTTCAGGGAGGCGTCGAACTTCCGGGCGGCCTCCAAGAGGCCCAAACGGGCGTTGCACATGACGTCGTCGAAATCGACCGAGGAGGACAGGGTCTGCATGACGCGGCTCGCTATGGACGCCGCGTAGGGGAGGTATTGCTCGACCAGGGAATTACGCTTCTCGAGGTCCTTCGGAGTCATCGCCGCTGCTTCTACCTTCTTGACCGTCGCCTTGGGTCCCATAGGAGATATTCCTCTCTGGACTTAAGTCATGCACTTCCTATGCCAATAGGACCATTTTGTTCCAGTCAAAAAATAGTTTCATTTTCAAATACTTAAGTCGTCTTCAACGACCGGATTCCGGACCGAGGGGGGTCAAAATGGAGTCAGGGGACCCCAGAATTGGGGTCTGAACCACCGGAACTCGGGTCGAAATTCTTTGCGTGAGCACCCAGGAGGGCCAGGATCATTCGTGTCGCCAAACGGGCCTTGACGGGATCGATGGCGGTCGGAGAATCCGCTAGGATTCTCTCCACACCGCGCGCGCTTGAAGTTCTCAAGGCACCCGTGACCTCGTCCGCATGAGTGAATTTGTCCTGAGCACCCTTGATGATGGTGGGGACGGCATCTCCCGGAAGGACGGGGGCCGCTCCGGGGGTCGGGTTCAGATCCACAGGCTGCCTGGGGGTACTGCCGCCGACTCGGTCTCTGGCCATAAGAATCTCCTAGAAGCTTTGAATCGCCTGCGTCATCGAGGCGTCCCGCGATGACACGACGGCCATGGTCGGATCGCTCGCCAAGGACGCGGACATCATGCCGGGGTACGAGACCGTCACCGGCTGCTGCTGGTTATTCGCCTGCTGGGCCTGAAAATTCGCCTGGGACTTGGCGCCGATGGCACCCATGGACTGCAATCCCGCCCCGGCGATGAGGCTTAAGCCCCCGGTGAACGGGGCGGCCAGGTAGGCCAGGGGGGCAAAACCGCCCAAGGCCCGCAGAAGGCCGGAGAAAAAGCCAGGCTTCTTGGGCTGGGGGCGGGCATCGTAGATCACCTGCTCGAACTTGACCCGATTCAGGTTGTTTTCAAAACCCGCTGTGGTCAGGGACCGGCCCGTCGTCGGGTCCGTTTGTCCGGGGTCCAGGTTGGGCGTGGTGATTTCCATAGCTAAACTCCTACTCACTGGAGATTATCGGGCGGTCTCAAGTCTCCAGTTTCCATCTCGAAACTCTTTTTTCAACGCGGCGCATCATCGCATCTGTTGCTGTTCCGCCCCGACGTCGAACGTCCCGTCCATCGCGGCATTGCCCGTTCCCTCTCCCAAGAGTCCGCCTCCTCCGCCTCCGGCGGACAGGGCCCCGCGCTCAGCCCTCATGCCGCGCTGGACCCGGAGCCTCATGCGGTTCAAGCGCATGATGTTGAAGAGCAGGAACCCGGAGACACCCACCAAGAGCAGCAACAACGTAATGATATACCCTTTGAACCGCGCGACGGAAGCCCGGTCGAGTTTCAAGCCCGCGATCTCCACGACGTCCGCGTTGGCCGTTGAAATCGGCGTCAGCTCCGAGGGCATCTCGCCGTCCTCCGGAGGCAACCCGGGATTCAGCGGCATCGGCGTGGGCTGAGGCGTCGGCGTCGAGAGCCCGATCGGCCCGGCCCCGGTGTCCGTCCGGGTCACGATGACGGCGACGTCATTCGCATCCAGGTTGGGCACGGTGTTGGCGACGAATCTCTGGACCTTTCCTTCGGTCACCGTCTGTGCCACAAGCTCGTCGTTCCGCGTCTTGACGACGACGGAGGCCGTGGGTTTGCGCTTGACCGGGTCAAGACTCGCGAATTCGCTCTCGTTGGGGACGTTCAACACCACATCGACGTCGACCACGCCCGGAATCTTGAGCAAGGAATTGATGATCTCGCCCTTGAGGGCCAGCAGGAAACGCGCCTTTTGTTCGTCCGGCGTTGGGATCAGCCCCTTTTCCCGGTAGACGCCCGAAAGCCCCAATTCGCGCTTGCGCGGGAGGTTGTTGGCACGGAGGATGCTTCGCGCGCGCGACTCCTCCTTGGCGGGAACGCTGACCATCCACGTCACTTCCTGTCCGGTCCCCTCCTCCTTTTTCTTCATCGCTTCGATGCCGTTTTGGCTCAAGACGACCAGGATTTCGTCGGCCTCGATCTCTTGAAGACTGTGGTGGAGGGCGGTCTGGCCGCACCCGGCCGCGAAGACCGCTAGAAATAAAATGAGGAATAATCTTTTCATCAGTGCTGTGTCATCTGCCCGGGCGGAACGTACCCGTTCTTGATGGCCTCCAAGAGTGCGCGCGCGAAATCGCCCGACTTGCCCGCGGGCTCGAGCGCGCTCGCCTTCTCCAAAGCGGCGACCGCTTCGTCCTTCTTGCCGCGGAAAAAGAGGGATTCGCCCAGGTAGGCGTGAGCGAACGCGGACTCGGGATTCACCGCCAGGGCCTTTTTATAATGCTGGATCGCCTGGTCGTATTTCATCTGGGCGAAGAAGACGCTGCCCGTGGCGACCCAGGGGACCTCGGTCTTGGGCGCCAGGACTGACACGCCCTCGAACACCTCGCGGGCCTGTTCGAAACGCCCCATGCGGAGGAGGAGGTAGCCGCCTTCCATCAACACGACGAGGTCTTCACGCTCTACGGACACCATACCCACCTCCCTCTCGCGATGAGAGGATATTACTCGTTTTTTGGAATTTCCGAAAGCGCTTACGAGACTTAGCGATCAGATTACGCCTTCATGTTTCGGACGGAGTTGGCCTCCGCATCCGACTTGGTCTTGAGGATGTTCGATCGGGCCTGGTAGTCGCGAGAGAGGTCGTTGACCGTCACCTGAGCGACCAGCATCTCCCAGTTCGCATCATTCATCTGTTGGAAAAGGGCCTGTTTTTCCTGGTAGTCCTGCGAAGGAGCGCCCGGGGCGCCGTAACCCGCGCCGGCACCCACGCCGTAAGAACCCGGAACGCCACCGCCGACGCCCGCGCCGACCCCCACGTAACCGGGGGAGTAGGTCGCGCCGCCGTAGCTGTAGCCGCCCGAACCGAAGGGGGAGGCGGTCCCGACCGTGGGGGAATAATAGGGGGCATTGGCCGCGCTTCCGCCAAAGGAGGCCGGGGCTCCGGCCACGCCGGTCACCGCCGCCTGGGTCACGGCCGCCGTGTTGTAGCCTTGGTTCATGGCCAGGGCCGCCGTCGCCGGGGCCGCGGAAGCCATGAGATAATCCGAAAAACCGATATTGCTCAGGAGAGGGGTTTTCTGATCACCCGACTGGTTTCGCATCTGCATTTTTGTTTCAGAAGTAATCGGCATGATCCCCATGGCACAAACCTCCAAAAAGTTACTCGCCAAGGGCACTCGGGCCCTTCAGAGACTTTATCGGGGCGGGGGCGTGGAGCAGTTGCTCCACCGGGCACAATTTGAATGGGGACTTAGGACCCCACCTTCCCGCCCTCTTGGATCTGGTACTTCACCTTCAGGAGCTCCCGCAGCAGGTCCATCACCCGTTCGATCG is drawn from bacterium and contains these coding sequences:
- a CDS encoding FliG C-terminal domain-containing protein, whose translation is MNRTELLAALCLMNEGEGARALFAFASEADEGELGKVADRLVREGEVDSDALMARIRKLRGFSLSTGFSDIHPGWILEKLEGESPRVLGLLCRFLTGDKIKYLIEHLPESRRKLLPKVNESYKVSPQVSEIVRELAEKRLTFTVPRQGGAFSFAHLTVLKTDDLRALFRDLGIEEIRKAFKDVEPQVLRAFLARFVPKMAREIRERIEHGGSVPRDAHQEAQRHLVSLPLERLPVEEIFREIGYSAFAHALEVEDRAWADMIYHKLPPEEGYRLKRVLQDTVKRRAFAAVEARRQEILARVAFLAKTGAIRKYWKEDK
- a CDS encoding tetratricopeptide repeat protein — protein: MVSVEREDLVVLMEGGYLLLRMGRFEQAREVFEGVSVLAPKTEVPWVATGSVFFAQMKYDQAIQHYKKALAVNPESAFAHAYLGESLFFRGKKDEAVAALEKASALEPAGKSGDFARALLEAIKNGYVPPGQMTQH
- a CDS encoding FliH/SctL family protein gives rise to the protein MKPIPPRPVVPPKGAPAPKAPPKIIKSLQFDPEFRPVNVGPILKTKVMTAFEEAKEIVTRARQEAARLRKEARATREQAVAEKKAERERGYNQGLQEGLEQLSQKIMEAELSKEKALNDAEPQIIRMVMDIAEKVIGREVAEGAIVDVVKKAITQAVGRKIVVRIHPMDMPLLKEREKDLASALDQTQSVAIKEDEQIPPGGCVVETEMGAVDARLETQLAAIKKALGLGAV
- a CDS encoding sigma-70 family RNA polymerase sigma factor; its protein translation is MGPKATVKKVEAAAMTPKDLEKRNSLVEQYLPYAASIASRVMQTLSSSVDFDDVMCNARLGLLEAARKFDASLNVDFKTFAYYRIKGAIYDGLRKTGWIPRSLYARIKFEQATNEYLQYIAEKSGPTARVAEDEMSEMYDTVNSLASIYVISVDAAEDGMELEDKKNKDIEQSAEFQQIKQYMKEAIESLPDKERKLIKMYYFQNKTLEEAGGDLGLSKSWTSRLHARALEILFKKINSRVRADKTAGQESVAQAR
- the fliI gene encoding flagellar protein export ATPase FliI, with product MAVINFEKYQKNLNQAATVKVKGRVTELVGLVAKAVIPNVKVGELCLIDAAGGRGKIKAEVVGFKENEVLLMPLGNLEGIAPGSEVTSTGDCLKVPVGRQLLGRVLDGLGEPLDTETKGPLLCDQFYPVQAEPPDPLKRQRVLSPISVGVKAIDSVLTCGEGQRVGLFAAAGVGKSTTIGMIARNTTADVNVIGLIGERGREVRDFLEHDLGEEGLSRSVIVCATSDQPSLVRAKAAYAATAIAEYFRDQGLKVLLMMDSVTRFARALREIGLAVGEPPARQGFTPSVFSTLPRLLERTGNSDKGSITAFYTVLVAGDDMNEPIADEVRSILDGHIVLSRDLAARGHYPAIDVSESISRVMTSIVDPEHVEAARKLREVVAAYEKERDLILIGAYESGSDPRVDYAIEKIEEVNSFLKQGVQDKVNFDETISQLKGIFA